A genomic stretch from Styela clava chromosome 5, kaStyClav1.hap1.2, whole genome shotgun sequence includes:
- the LOC120326639 gene encoding uncharacterized protein LOC120326639, whose product MVVDSDSISEMDDDSSTDSSSDLISVSDESCSAEGESYETVKEKYIVSRHKLLQLFASCEKCSGICAVDVERVVGTMVVIQAICCQCGYNRHWESQDSIGGISEGNILLSASILFGGVCPKKVLRSLCNSGIRTIAYSTYQRHQDKYLQPVIVASWVEQRAALLAERRGMPLTIGGDGRADSRGHSAKFGCYTIMDLKTNEIIDMKLIQKNEVTSSKHMELEGLKRGIDALLEEGIRIGELITDRHPSVTKWVRENL is encoded by the exons ATGGTTGTCGACTCCGACTCGATTTCTGAAATGGATGACGACTCAAGTACAGACAGTAGCTCTGACTTGATTAGTGTTTCAGATGAGTCATGCAGTGC AGAAGGAGAGTCGTACGAAACTGTAAAGGAAAAATACATCGTTAGCCGACATAAGCTTTTGCAACTCTTTGCTAGTTGTGAAAAGTGCTCAGGAATTTGTGCCGTCGATGTAGAAAGGGTGGTTGGAACCATGGTGGTAATCCAAGCCATTTGTTGCCAGTGTGGGTATAATCGGCATTGGGAAAGCCAGGATTCCATTGGTGGTATATCAGAGGGAAACATCCTCTTGTCTGCTTCCATTTTGTTTGGAGGAGTTTGTCCCAAAAAAGTATTACGATCGCTTTGTAACTCAGGCATAAGAACCATCGCATACAG TACATATCAACGACACCAGGATAAATACTTGCAGCCGGTGATTGTTGCATCCTGGGTTGAACAAAGAGCGGCATTGCTGGCGGAGAGGAGGGGCATGCCATTGACTATAGGTGGTGATGGCAGGGCTGATAGCCGAGGTCATTCTGCCAAATTTGGATGCTACACTATCATGGAcctaaaaacaaatgaaataattgatatGAAACTCATTCAG AAAAATGAAGTTACGAGCAGTAAACATATGGAGTTGGAGGGTTTAAAGAGAGGTATAGATGCACTTTTAGAAGAGGGAATAAGAATTGGCGAACTGATAACAGATAGACACCCATCTGTGACGAAATGGGTTCGTGAGAATCTGTGA